In Hymenobacter volaticus, the genomic window AGTAAGGCCACTTCGTTGGTGGGGGTGCCAACCAGCGTACGACCGGGGTAGCCGTACTGCTTGATGATCTGCACAATACGCTTAATGTTCACCGAATCAACCGCCATCATGCGTTGGCCAAGGTAGTCGCCTACCTTCTCAACCGGAACGCCTGCTACTCGGGCTATTGAATCGAGGCGGGGGCGCATGGCCGGGCCGCCCATAATCAGCAGCCGATATTGCTGGTCTACCACTTCTATACTATCCAGTTCGCGCTTCAGTCGCAGGTTCAGTTTAGATTGAGCGCTGGCCGACATCCTCAGGAGTAGCAGGACTAGAAGCAAGGGGTAGCAGCGGACAGCAAGCATGGTATTGTAGAAGAAAGAGTGATAGTAACAGCAACTTAGCCAGCCGCCTTTCTTGAACTATGAGACGCTTGCAGCAGCTAGAGTTGCTTGCCTAGGCACTTCTTTGTTACGGTGTCAGGCCGCCACCTGCACAGTGACAGCAGTTTTAGCACCAGTGCGCCACCGAAGCGGCCACAGCAGCAAGGCTATTCCCACGGCTATCAGTGCGCCGCCTACCAGCGCAAGGCGAGCTTCCATCGGAAGTCGTTCGAAAGGCCACCGCAGTAATGCTAAGGCTTTGTAGACGGCTGTGCTTTCGTAATAATGAGTCCAGGAACTGACGATGGTTCCTACAAAAACCAACAACGGAATCAGCCAGCTTTCCCGCCGACTCCATACCACCACCGCCGATACCGAGCAGGCAACGAGTATCGCCAGCAACCAAGTATAGTAAGGGCCGCTTTGAGCCCACACGATAACATCGGAAACCTCGAAGGGCTGTAGGCTTGCTGGCGGATGTTTCAGGGCCTCCATACCACCCCGCTGGTATGTTTCGACAACACTTGCGAACCGGATCAGGTGAAGCTGCCGCGCCCCTAGAATCAGAAACGGAGTTGCTAACAAATGGACAGCGACTATGCGCCAATAAATAGGTTTCAAGCGGCTTGCCATTGTTTCGATACGTAGAGTTTCCCCACAGCACGGTCGTTGAGTGGACATGCCGCGCACCAAGCGGAAAAGGAGTCTGCGTTTGGTTGTTCAGCAGATACACGCAGACTTGTCCGGCCTCCCAACGACGACCGTGCTGTGGCATACCAAGATACTAGTTGGTACAGAACCACCCGTTGGCGCATACGCTGCTAGCTATTTATCTGGCTACCACGTACTACTAACTCAACCATTGCTAACGCCCTACTGATAATAGCTCGCCGGGTGATGGTACGGTCCAACCCTTACGCTACGCCTACTATGCACCTGCACCACACCCGACACGGCTCCGGCAAACCACTCTTACTTGTTCATGGCATCGGCGGAAGTGGCCGCTCCTGGAGTACCATCCTCGACGAGCTGGCAACTCACCGCGAAGTAATAGCCCTCGATTTGCCCGGCCACGGCCAAACGCCCCGCTCCCCGGTTCCAATTCCTTCTACGCTCTGGTCGATGCCGTTGCCGATTGGCTGCGTGCTCACAACCTAGTAGGCATCGACTGCGTGGGCTCCTCAATGGGGGCCCGGCTGGTGCTGGAACTAGCCCGGCGCGGCGTGGTGGGGGCCGTAATATCGCTCGACCCTGGCGGATTTTGGCAGGGCTGGCAGATACCGGTTTTCTACTACTCGGTGGCTGGTTCGGTGCGCTTGCTGCGGGCAGTGGAACCCGTGCTGCCAGCTCTCATAGCTAGTACCGTCGGGCGGACGTTGTTGCTGGCGCAGTTTTCGGCGCGGCCGTGGCGCGTGCCTGCCTCGGTGGCGCTGACGGAGCTACGCAGCTTTGTGCACACGCCTATCTTCGATGAGTTGCTACGGGACCTAGCCTACGGCAAAAAGCAGGAAGGTGCCCCGCACGGCAGCATCCGGCATCCCTTGGTGATTGGGTGGGGCCGACAAGACCGGGTGTGTTTCCCGAGCGAAGCACGCCGCGCCGTAGCTGCCTTCCCCGATGCTGCCCTCTACTGGTTCGACCACTGCGGCCACTTTCCGCATTGGGACCAGCCCGCCGAAACCGTGCAGCTGATTCTGTCGGTAACCGGCCAGCAAACCCCTGCTCCGGCAGCTAGCGTGCCTGCCCACCAAGTAGTCGAGTAACCTCAACTTCTTGCAACAGCTACGCACAGCACCTCCGGTCGTATGATTGGGGGCGCTGTGTTGGTTTGAATCCTGCATTAACACCAGCTGAGCAGGCAGACAAAAGCAATTGTTCTATTCCTAGTTGAAATATAACGGTAGCATAACTACCGAGCCTGGAACAATGGCGTTATTTGCTAACTGGTTTTGTGTGTTCCTTTCTTCATTCCCTCTGCTATGAAAAACCGCTTCCCACTTGCAACGCTCCTTCTCGCATGTACCGCCGTTCCGCTACTCACGGGTTGCGCCGACGATGACTCGGACACGCCCACAACCCCTATAAGCGTGTCTTCGCTCCGCTTTATCGGCGAGAAGATTGTGCCGTTCAAACAAGATTACAATGGCACCACGCTCGGCGGCTTCTCAGGCATTGATTACCGCCCCGACAACAACTCGTACTACATCATGTGCGATGATGCGTCGGCGTTTCAGCCGGTGCGCTACTACACGGCCAACCTAGATTTCAATCAGACCACCTTCTCGGGCGTCACGTTTACGGGCGTCACCACCCTCAAGCGGCCCGATGGCAGCAACTTCCCCAGCGCCGCCACCGACCCCTACAATACTGTGGACCCGGAAGGCATCCGCTACGACGCCACCAAGAAACAAATCATTTGGTCGAGTGAGGGAGTGCGCAACGTGGCTATAACCCCACCCGCGCTGATCAATCCGTTTCTGCGTACGGCCACCCCGGATGGTGCGTACCTAGCCGAATTCGCGCTGCCGCCCCTGTTCCGTGTGCAAGCCACCGACAACGGCACTCGCTCCAACGGGTCGTTCGAGGGGCTGTCCATCTCGCCCGATGGCCGCTACCTGTTTACGGCGCAAGAAGAACCACTCTACGAAGATGGCCCCCGCGCCAGTGCGGGCGTGGCCGGCGCGGTTATCCGCATCGTCAAGTACGACAAAGACACGCGGCAGCCGATTGCGCAGTTTGCCTACAAGCTGGATGCCGTGCACGCAGCCCCCGTACCCGCCAACCAGTTTCAGCTGAACGGGGTAGTGGAAGTGCTGGCCTTGTCGGGAAGCAAGCTGCTGGCCATGGAGCGGTCCTTTGCCGTCGGCGCCACCCCCGACTACGTGGTAAAGATCTATGAAATCGACTTGGCGCGCGCCTCCGACGTCTCGTCGTTGACTTCGCTGACCAACGCCAGCTATGCCCCGTCACGAAGCGCTTGGTACTGGACGTAGCCACTACGGGCATTCAACGAGTTGACAACTTGGAGGGCATGACCTTCGGACCCAAGTTGCCGAACGGCCACAATTCCCTGGTTCTGGTAGCGGATGATAACTTCGGTGCCACCCAGATTTCGCAGTTCCTGGCCTTTGAAGTGATGCCCTAGCCTGCTTAGTTCGATTAGGTTATTACCACAGAAGCGGAAGCTCGGATACAACCGGGCTTCCGCTTCTGTGTTCGGTGCCATACATCAGCAGTTTCTTAGCACTACAGCCATAGTAGGCGCTGCTGGTTTGCCATAACCTATTGCACCAGCCCGCCGAAACCGTGCAGCTGATTCTGTCGGTAACCGGCCGGGAAACCGCCGCCTCGGCCGCTAGCTCCCCCGCCCACCAAACCGCTGAGTAGCCGCCGCTTCTAGCAGTAGCTAAATACAAAGCCCCTAGCCGTATGGTCAGGGGCTTTTTGGTATTGTAACCTCTACGAATTATGGCAAGTAGTGTAAAGAACAGGTGGATAAACAAAAGATCTGTCAGCAATTCACTTTATGGATTTAACAATTATGAAAATTCAATATAAATTAAACTAAGCTTTATAATCCATAGTCAAATAGAACACTATCGAAATGAATTTCATTATAAATATTCATTCATTGATTTAAGTAAAACTAGTTTCAAATTATTCTTTGCAATATTTGCTTCCTGCAAAGCATTCGTCGAAAAAACAATATTTTCACCATTGAGAGTAATATCCTGTGATTCATTTTTTGCTGATGTTCGAGTACACTTAGATTTAAATCGCCTAAACATCTTAACAAAATCATCTTCAAGCAAATCAACTATATTATTATTAGCTATATTTCTTTCAACTTCTTTCAAAAACTTATAATCTGTAAATAAATCCTTAATACTCAAATTTAAATCAGCTAAAACAGGTTCACTTTGTAACGTTCTATAAATAATATCAGTATCATCCATTAATTTCTTTATAAGATTTATTATTAAATCTTTTTCGGATTTATCTCTTTCTGATCTTTTATTAAATATTTCAATAACAAATAATCCAGCAGCCAAACTACATATACTTATTACGCAATTTATAATATCTATAATACTTACCTCTTTTTCAATTGATAATACATTATAATTACCAACAGAAGATATTGCAATTATTGCAATCAACAATACAACAGACAAAATCAACAAGGCGATAAGCCAAGTGAAAGTACTTGCTGCTTTATTAAAGTTATTTTTATTCATTTTGATCTTCAAAGTATATCACGTCGTTAATATACTCCTCAATATCGTCTTTTAAATACTCCTCCTCATCGCAAATTATTTTAATAGTATTAAGGACCTTATGTCCTCCGTATTTGCGAGCTAATCCCCGAAAACTTCTTCTAAAAAAGATGTTGCAAACCCGTGAGTTCCATCCAAATTAACAGTTAAAACTTGTCCAGTAGAGGTAGCTCTTTCAAATGCAGGCTCTAAGACTGTGGACCTGAACCATTGCCCTGAGTAGTCTCCCTCATCTTCGTAACGTGGCCCAGGGGTACGAGTGTAATCCCGTACTCTTATCACTTGTGTATTATCATTGTTCATCGTCGCCTTCTATGAAATTGATAGGCAAATTGAAACAATCTGCGTCTAATTCCCATGAAAAAAATGTACCAGAAAAATCTTCGTTAACATATTCATATAAGTTATTATCGATATCAGCCCTAACATTATTAGTTATCCCAAAAAGCTTTTTGATATGATTCCTATCTAATGTTTGCTTCAATGTTGGCAATCCCTTTCCTCGATAATACAAGTTGGTAGATGTGCGTCTCATGTCATTCTTGTTTTTTGACTTCTGACGCTTTTCCTCTTTATGAAGCGACCCCTCTAGTAGTAGTCTTAAGTATTCCGGCTCAAATGCACTATAAATAAACCCAAACATAAACACATCCCTACCATATACTGTCCCCACCTTTGTTAAAACTAATTCTTGCAAAATTTTTCGCCAATTGTAAAATTTCTCACCCTGCTTTTTATTATCCAGATTTCTTATAATACCCAAACCAAAATCTACAAAAGAAAACTTTACTACCTTATTCTCATTGTCTTCAATAATGGATAACCACCAATTTTGCTGCCCCCTAACCTTTTTATTCGCATGATTATGCGTATTATGCATTAATTCGATCAGAACCTTATAAAGACCTGGACACCTTTTTGGCTCACCCCATACATACTTACTAGCCTCTACAACTATTCTTTCAGCAATACTAAAGTCAACTTTTCTATGAGAAAGCGTCTCTGTATTTTTATTCAACCTTATTCTATAATAGTTAGCTTCTATATATTTATCATCTAACTTTTTATACAAACCCGTCTCTATCAATATATTGTTAATATCTTTATTTTTTGGTCGAGTAATTTTTAATATAACCTTACCGGCAATATGCTGAACGAGCGCGGCAACTATTACTACTACAGAATCTTTATCTATGAATTCGACCGAAGAAAAATCAATATGGGTTGATTTTTTATACTGATATGTGTATCTTATTTTATTAATAAATTTAATAAAATCATCCGTGCTTCTTTTAAGTGATATATCAATTGGAGCTGCAATTTTTGTAAAAGGATTTCTATTTAGCTTGTTCTCTAATCTTATTTGTTCACGGGTTTTTCCATTAGCCTTTCTATTTTTATTTTTTTTCCATTTTTTATGACGAGCTTTTTGCCTATGGCTTTTCAAAGCTCTTATAGAATTGAATATTTTATAATTTGGTTGCGTGTAAATCAGTTTCATATGTAATGAAAATTACTTTTATATATAGTTATACCTTGGCATAAAGGTGCCTAGTAAGATAGATTCAACACAAATTAATGAAACTATTCTTTAAAGCTTTTTCACTCATACCCCCACCTTCTCTTCACTGCCTAGCTCGCTGAGGATGCGCTTGGCGACTTGCACGCTTTTCACCTCCTCGATGCTGACGATGAGCTGTTCTTTGCGCTCCTTCATGCTGGCCGTGCGGGTGTGGGTTTGCACGTAGCTGAGGATGTTGCCGAAGGTGTCGCTCTGGAAGTAGGGCTCGTTGTTGGTGGCCGAGATGTAGCCTTTGAGCAGGTTTTTCTTCAGCGTCAGCTTCTCGAAGCCCACCTGGCAGGCCTGCCAGCGCAGGCGCACGATGTCGGCCAGTTGCTCTACTTCCGCCGGCAGCGGCCCAAACCGGTCCACGATGCCGGCCACCAGCTTGCGCAGTTCCTCGGGGCCCTTCACCCTATCGAGCTTGCTATACAGCTGCAAGCGCTCCGACACGTTGCTCACGTAGGAGTCGGGAATCAGGATTTGCAGGTCCGTCTCGATGTTGCACTCCTTGGGGCCGCTGGCTTTCACGGCCGCTTGCAGGCGCTCGGTCGGGTCGCCGAGGAACAGGTCGCGGAACTCGGTTTCCTTGAGCTCCGTCACTGCCTCGTCCAGAATCTGGTGGTAGGTTTCAAAGCCCAAGTCGTTGATGAAGCCCGACTGCTCGCCGCCCAGCAGGTTGCCGGCCCCCCGGATGTCCAGGTCGCGCATAGCCACCTTGAACCCGTCGCCGAGGTCGGAAAACTCTTCGAGCGTGCTTAGGCGCTTGCGGGCATCGGAAGGCAAACCGGCCACCGGCGGCGTGAGCAGGTAGCAATAGGCTTTCTTGTTGGAGCGGCCGACGCGCCCACGCATCTGGTGCAGGTCGGAGAGGCCGTGCATGTGGGCGCGGTTGATGATGATGGTGTTGGCGTTGGGAATGTCCAGGCCCGACTCAATCAGGTTGGTGCTCACCAGCACGTCGTAGTCGCCGTCCACGAACTTCATCATGCGCTTTTCCAGCAGGTCGCCTTCCATCTGCCCGTGAATGGTGGTCACGCGGGCATCGGGCACCAGGCGCAGCACCATGTTGGCCAGCTCATCGATGTCCTTCACGCGGTTGTGCACGAAAAACACCTGCCCACCACGCTTGATTTCGCGGGCCACCGCGTCGCGCACCAGCAGCTCATCAAACACGTGCAGTTCGGTTTGCACCGGCTGGCGGTTCGGTGGCGGCGTGGCAATCACGCTCAGGTCGCGAGCGCCCATCAGCGAGAAGTGCAGCGTGCGCGGTATCGGCGTCGCCGACAGCGTGAGCGTGTCCACGTTCACCTTCAGCTCCTTGAGTTTGTCCTTGGTTTTCACCCCGAACTTCTGCTCTTCGTCAATGATGAGCAAGCCCAGGTCCTTGAACTTGATGTCTTTATTGGTGAGGCGATGCGTGCCAATCAGAATGTCGGTTTTGCCCTCGGCCACCCGGCCCAGCGTCTCCTTGATCTGCTTGGTGCTCTTGAAGCGGTTCACGTACTCCACCGTCACGGGCAGGGCTGCCAGCCGCTCCCGGAACGTTTTGTAGTGCTGCATGGCCAGAATGGTGGTAGGCACCAGCACGGCCACCTGCTTGCCATCGGCCACCGACTTAAACGCCGCCCGAATAGCTACTTCCGTCTTGCCGAAGCCCACGTCGCCGCACACCAGCCGGTCCATGGGGTGGGGCACCTCCATGTCGCGCTTCACGTCTTCGGTGGCCTTGGCCTGGTCGGGCGTGTCTTCGTAGATGAAGCTCGATTCTAGCTCGGCCTGCATAAACGAGTCCATGGCGAAGGCGTGGCCGGGCGCGGTTTTGCGCTTGGCGTACAACCGAATCAGCTCGGCCGCAATGTCCTTCACCTTCTTCTTAACCGACTTCTTCTTGTTTTCCCACTCCGGCGAGCCCAGCTTGCTCATGTTCGGCGGCGTGCCCTCGGCGCCTGAGTACTTGGCAATCTTGTGCAGGGCGTGGATGCTCACCGTCAGCACGTCGTCGTCGCGGTACACCAACCGGATGGCTTCCTGCACCCGGTCGTTGATTTCCACCTGCGTCAGGCCCGCAAAGCGCGCAATGCCATAGTCTTGGTGCACCACATAGTCGCCGGGGCTCAACGTGCGCAGTTCCTTCAGGGTAAGCGCTTTCTTCTTCGAGAACTTGCGCCCTTCCTGCGCTCGGTAGAACCGCTCGAACAGTTGGTGGTCGGTGTACACTACCAGTTTCAGCGTCTCGTCTACGTAGCCTTCGCGCAGCCCCAGCAGCAAGTGCTGAAACTGCACGTTGTTGTCGAGCTCGTCGAAGATGGTTCGCAACCGGTCCGCCTGCCGCACCGATTCGGCCGCAATGATATTGGTGTAGCCTTTCTCCTGGTTTTCGTGCAGGTTTTTCACCAGCCGGTTGAAGTCCTTGTTGAAGCTCGGCTGCGGCTTGGCCGTAAACTGAAACTCCTCGGCCCCCGCCTTGTAGTGGAACCGTTTGCCGAACTCTACCACCGCAAAGCCTTCCAGCAGCTTCTTAAACGACTTCCCCGTCTCAAACAAATCCTCGGGCTTGCTCACGATTTGGGTGCCGCCCGCCGTCAGTAGCAGTTCTTGGAAACCCGCCTCCGCTTTGTCGAACGATTCTTCTACCACGTCCAGGGTCTGGCGCATGTCCTTGGCCCACACCGTAGTGTTCTTCGGAATAAAGTCCAGGAACGCCTCCCGGGTTTCTTGCAGCAACTTGGTTTGCACGTTCGGGATAATGCTCACCTGCTCCCGCTTCTCCACCGACAGCTGGCTTTCCGGGTCAAACGTCCGGATGGTTTCCACTTCGTCGCCGAACAGCTCTATCCGGTACGGCAGCTCATTGGCATACGAGAAGATGTCCACGATACCGCCGCGCACCGCAAATTGCCCCGCCTCGTACACAAAATCGGTCCGCTCGAAGTCGTACTCCGCCAGCATCTCACTGATGAAGTTCACGTCCAGCTTGTCGCCGTTCTTCACAATAAACGTGTTGGCCACCAAGCTTTTCTTGTTGATTACCTTCTCGAACAGCGCCTCCGGATACGTGATGATGATAGCACCAGCTGTGTCTTTCACGCTGGCCCGCGCCCCCTTCTTGCCCTTGGGCTTGGCATCGGTTTCCGCAGCGGCCGTGTCGGCAGCATCTTCCGCGTCTTCAGTGGCTTGCTCGGCGGCGGTTTTAGGTCCGCGGTGCGAGTTCAGCTTGTTCAACACCTCGGCCCGCATCAGCACGTTGGCGTTTTCGGTCTCGTCGAAAGCGTAGGGCCGCTTGTAGGAGCTCGGAAACAACAGCGGTTCCTCGTTGGGCAACAAGTGCTGCAAGTCGGCCAAGAAATACGCGGCTTCCTCCCGGTCATGCAAGATGAACAGGTGGTGCTGATCAGGAAATGCTGTGTGCATAGCCGCAGCCAGCACCGCATCCTGGCTCCCAACAAGGCCGCGCAAGTGCAGCCGTGGGTGCGCCACGTTCTCGGCTGGCGCAGCCCCGCGGAGCGAGTTGCGTGTGGCCGGGTTCAGGCGGGCCCCCACGGTCATGACGGTAGGGTCGAGAGAGTATAGCTGGAGAAAATCAGAAACCTTCAAAGCGGCGGATAGTCTAGAAGAGGAAGCAAAGGTAGAAGCCCGGCCGGACGAATATCCGGTCGGGCGACGCTATAAGACGGTGCGCCAAGGCACACGCTATCCAATACCACAGCCCGCCCCTGAAAGTTTCCGCAACATTTTCGCTTTGTGTGTTGTACCTTCCTACTTCACGCGCTAACCCGGCTCTGCTACCCTCTTCATGACAGAACCAACTCACGAGCCCGCCGGCCAAGACTGGGACCAGCTCCTCGACCAGTTACGCCAACTCCGCCAGCAAGTCAAAGAGCACGGCCCCCTCGCCCCCGAAGAGCAGGAAGAAGCCACCAATGCCTTCAAACACGGCTTATCTCTTCTCGAAAACCAAGTGGAAGATATTCGCAGTAACGGCTTGAAAGGCAGCTCCGGCGAGTGGTAAGGTCTCTGGAATACACTCCATCAACCTGAACGTGCTGCATGATGCGCAGTCTGCGCTGACTGATATGAGTTGCGACGATGATTTTGTTTTCGCCAGCAGACGACGATTTCTTCGCCAAGGAAATATCAAGTTTCGAATGCTTTGTCTGTTGCTAAGCGGCTTTCCTATAGCAGCATAGCAATACGCGCGCCACGGTGTTACTGCTAGCATGATCTTTTTTATTATAGAATAATAGAGATGTAAAATTTTACTGTTTAGCTTAATCGGTTAGATTTGGGCTTCTGTAGATGAAATTTGCTTTTATATCGAAAACTCACTCTATATAGCACTTAAAATAGCTATTATTGTACTCTCGCTAGCAGCATCATTCTAGTTGTTTTATTATCTAGTACTCTATAACTATTAAGTTCATTTGCGCGGATCATCTCATCTAGCTATCGGTCTTATCACTGGGGTTGCCATTGGCGGTTTAGTAACAGGAGTTAAGTTTTCTCCGGCTGGTATAGCCTTAGCTGGCTTCTCTGCCCTTGCCCCCGACCTCGACCATCCGGAATCCCGCCTCAGCAAACGCCTTGGCTTCGCGCAAAACTATGTGCGCTGGGCGTTTGTGTTGGTAGCAGCTGGTCTCGCACTCTACACGCATTTCATGGAGCCCCCAGGCCCCGACAGGCGCATGGGCTTCACGGCGGCGCTGGCTTTTGGGCTACTTGGGGCAGCCATGCAAGGTGGCTCGGCCCGTAAGCTGGCTTTACTGTTTACCGGACTTTGCACCGTAATGGCCGGGCTCTACACGGGCTATGTCTGGCTAAGCATGCTTGGTTTGTTTGTAGCCGTGGCGCCGTTCACCTCGCACCGCTCCTGGACCCACACCATCTGGGCGGCTGGCCTCTGGACCTACATCGGCCACCTAGCCAATCAGAGCCTTGGCTGGCACGGCGTAGCTCTCTTTGCAGGTGGTGGTTACGTCTCTCACCTGCTTGCCGATACCCTCACCAAAGCGGGCGTCAAATGGTTTATGCCCCTCATCGATACTTCATTGAAAATTCCGCTCATTCGTACTGGCTCTACTAGCGGCAATTTGTTGGAAGTGGGTATCTGTAGCGGCTACGGCTTGCTGGTTTTAGGACTTGTAATAGGTAAAATGAGCTTTTAACTTTAAAAAGATTCTTCACTGAACCCTGCCGCTGCCAGACAGTGTTCTCCAATTACCGATTGTATGGAAGACTTTGCAACTATGTAGGTACTTATGTCATCATTCGTAAATTAGTGTCGCTTTGTGCTAAATGTGCGGTTGATGTGGACAAGTGGTAGTCGATTTTTGGCAGTTTCAGGGGTATTGTCTACTTAGTAGCACCCCCAGACTAACATTCAAGATTTAGGGATTATTTGTAGTAACCTTCATACTCCAATAAATTCGTGCTCCAGCACAAAAACTCGCTCAGCTTCTAAAGCTCTCGTTTATGCTCATCAATCTATAGATTAACTGTATTCATTTATATTATGTAAAATATATTTTTTATAATATTACACCTACCCCGGCTAGTGGTATAACTATCCGGAGTTAGCAGGCCCCTCAGTTGTAGGCACCGGCTTCTGGCTATCATCTTGTCCTATACTATTCGTTTCTATTCAGCAAAAGCTTGTTTTTTCTTCAGCTACTCCCTCTCGCACCGCTCGCACCTCCACACAGGATTTCCCTTCGCCTGATCATGCAAAGAAGTGGTATTCACTAGTTGCAGCCTTATAGGCTGGTAGCTGAGTTGTTAAGCTTCGTACCTTTGGCCTGGTTTTGTAGAAATCCTAAATCCTATTGCACCAGATTACCCGCTCTTATATCCGCACACCTCTTGCTTACTCTCAACCCTTTTTCACAGTATGAACCAGATAAATAGCCCTCTGATTAGGATCGGCGTCTTCTACGACGGCAATTATTTCCTAAAGATCAGTGATTACTACTACTTCCAGCATGACCGCAAGGCCCGCATTAGCTTGGAAGGACTACACGAGTTTATTCGTCATCAAGTTGCTGAAGAAGAAGACGTAGATCTTCGCTTAAGCCGAGTTATAGATGCTCATTTTTTCCGCGGCCGTCTCTCCGCCACGGAAGCCCGTGATAAAGACCGGTTGTTCCACGACCGATTGCTCGACGATATCCTCATGAACATGGGTATCGCTACGCACTACATGCCCCTCAAAACGCGTGACGGTCGCTTGCAAGAAAAAGGCATCGACGTATGGCTGTCGTTGGAGGCTCTCGAGCTGACCCTGCACAAGAGCTACGATGTAGTGGTGCTTATTGCCGGCGACTCCGACTACGCTCCCCTAATCAAGAAGCTCAACACCATCGGCACCCGGGTGATGCTGCTGAACTGGGATTTCAAATACGTTGACTTCAAAGGCGAAGCCCGCGTAACGCGTGCTTCCCAGCACTTGCTAGAGCAAGCTACGTATCCTGTGCAGATGCACGAAATCATCGACCAGGGCCTCGCCGACGGCGACGAGCTGATTGAAACCATGTTCGTGAATACGCCGGAGCCGGTTGCTTTCCCCGCGCCTGCCAAACCCGTGCGCCCCACTGGCCCCACAGCCGCAGGTCCGGTAGGCACTGTAGGCATCAGCACCATCAAGAATCTGAAGAACGGCTTCGGTTTCGTGGTAATGCCGCCAAACAACCTGTTCTTCAGCTACGCTGACATGTCGGAAGGCGACTTCAACGAGTTGCGCGAAGGGGATTGGGTTGAATTCACTGTTGGCCGCAACCACCGCGACGAAGACTGCGCCCGCAATGTGCGCAAAGTTGATCCGCCGCAAATGGAAGAAGGTGACGAGTACG contains:
- a CDS encoding alpha/beta fold hydrolase produces the protein MVRSNPYATPTMHLHHTRHGSGKPLLLVHGIGGSGRSWSTILDELATHREVIALDLPGHGQTPRSPVPIPSTLWSMPLPIGCVLTT
- a CDS encoding alpha/beta fold hydrolase; the encoded protein is MRAHNLVGIDCVGSSMGARLVLELARRGVVGAVISLDPGGFWQGWQIPVFYYSVAGSVRLLRAVEPVLPALIASTVGRTLLLAQFSARPWRVPASVALTELRSFVHTPIFDELLRDLAYGKKQEGAPHGSIRHPLVIGWGRQDRVCFPSEARRAVAAFPDAALYWFDHCGHFPHWDQPAETVQLILSVTGQQTPAPAASVPAHQVVE
- a CDS encoding STAS-like domain-containing protein, coding for MNNDNTQVIRVRDYTRTPGPRYEDEGDYSGQWFRSTVLEPAFERATSTGQVLTVNLDGTHGFATSFLEEVFGD
- the mfd gene encoding transcription-repair coupling factor, whose amino-acid sequence is MKVSDFLQLYSLDPTVMTVGARLNPATRNSLRGAAPAENVAHPRLHLRGLVGSQDAVLAAAMHTAFPDQHHLFILHDREEAAYFLADLQHLLPNEEPLLFPSSYKRPYAFDETENANVLMRAEVLNKLNSHRGPKTAAEQATEDAEDAADTAAAETDAKPKGKKGARASVKDTAGAIIITYPEALFEKVINKKSLVANTFIVKNGDKLDVNFISEMLAEYDFERTDFVYEAGQFAVRGGIVDIFSYANELPYRIELFGDEVETIRTFDPESQLSVEKREQVSIIPNVQTKLLQETREAFLDFIPKNTTVWAKDMRQTLDVVEESFDKAEAGFQELLLTAGGTQIVSKPEDLFETGKSFKKLLEGFAVVEFGKRFHYKAGAEEFQFTAKPQPSFNKDFNRLVKNLHENQEKGYTNIIAAESVRQADRLRTIFDELDNNVQFQHLLLGLREGYVDETLKLVVYTDHQLFERFYRAQEGRKFSKKKALTLKELRTLSPGDYVVHQDYGIARFAGLTQVEINDRVQEAIRLVYRDDDVLTVSIHALHKIAKYSGAEGTPPNMSKLGSPEWENKKKSVKKKVKDIAAELIRLYAKRKTAPGHAFAMDSFMQAELESSFIYEDTPDQAKATEDVKRDMEVPHPMDRLVCGDVGFGKTEVAIRAAFKSVADGKQVAVLVPTTILAMQHYKTFRERLAALPVTVEYVNRFKSTKQIKETLGRVAEGKTDILIGTHRLTNKDIKFKDLGLLIIDEEQKFGVKTKDKLKELKVNVDTLTLSATPIPRTLHFSLMGARDLSVIATPPPNRQPVQTELHVFDELLVRDAVAREIKRGGQVFFVHNRVKDIDELANMVLRLVPDARVTTIHGQMEGDLLEKRMMKFVDGDYDVLVSTNLIESGLDIPNANTIIINRAHMHGLSDLHQMRGRVGRSNKKAYCYLLTPPVAGLPSDARKRLSTLEEFSDLGDGFKVAMRDLDIRGAGNLLGGEQSGFINDLGFETYHQILDEAVTELKETEFRDLFLGDPTERLQAAVKASGPKECNIETDLQILIPDSYVSNVSERLQLYSKLDRVKGPEELRKLVAGIVDRFGPLPAEVEQLADIVRLRWQACQVGFEKLTLKKNLLKGYISATNNEPYFQSDTFGNILSYVQTHTRTASMKERKEQLIVSIEEVKSVQVAKRILSELGSEEKVGV
- a CDS encoding metal-dependent hydrolase, with the translated sequence MRGSSHLAIGLITGVAIGGLVTGVKFSPAGIALAGFSALAPDLDHPESRLSKRLGFAQNYVRWAFVLVAAGLALYTHFMEPPGPDRRMGFTAALAFGLLGAAMQGGSARKLALLFTGLCTVMAGLYTGYVWLSMLGLFVAVAPFTSHRSWTHTIWAAGLWTYIGHLANQSLGWHGVALFAGGGYVSHLLADTLTKAGVKWFMPLIDTSLKIPLIRTGSTSGNLLEVGICSGYGLLVLGLVIGKMSF
- a CDS encoding NYN domain-containing protein produces the protein MNQINSPLIRIGVFYDGNYFLKISDYYYFQHDRKARISLEGLHEFIRHQVAEEEDVDLRLSRVIDAHFFRGRLSATEARDKDRLFHDRLLDDILMNMGIATHYMPLKTRDGRLQEKGIDVWLSLEALELTLHKSYDVVVLIAGDSDYAPLIKKLNTIGTRVMLLNWDFKYVDFKGEARVTRASQHLLEQATYPVQMHEIIDQGLADGDELIETMFVNTPEPVAFPAPAKPVRPTGPTAAGPVGTVGISTIKNLKNGFGFVVMPPNNLFFSYADMSEGDFNELREGDWVEFTVGRNHRDEDCARNVRKVDPPQMEEGDEYDEEHSQTESADSSDRL